The Salvelinus fontinalis isolate EN_2023a chromosome 36, ASM2944872v1, whole genome shotgun sequence genome window below encodes:
- the LOC129835090 gene encoding mitogen-activated protein kinase kinase kinase kinase 2-like isoform X2, producing the protein MDTTIGVSFLDPLNDYELIRRIGSGTYGDVFKARNIKSSAMAAIKIVKLDPGDDITSIQQEITMMKECKHKNIVAYFGSYHRNTKLWICMEYCGGGSLQDIYHVTGPLKEKQIAYICRETLQGLYHLHETSKMHRDIKGANILITKRGDVKLADFGVAAEISASVAKRKSFIGTPYWMATRHFIRWSYVLMTSLIMHYNHIIIPNPQYPISPDWCLCTHARMAPEVAAVEKKGGYNHLCDIWAVGITAIELAELQPPMFDLHPMRALMLMSKSSFQPPRLKDKTKWSAGFQSFVKMSLIKNPRKRPSSETLLQHPFVTQLLTRNLIIELLDMANNPDLHSTHGMDDNDLENVEAAPDKIQSAGKHLPVERTLSEEQFDQMKFGPPLRKVTEPYPDMQSSYEDDWDLSEDETESPSLLECVEEALQLRSLTIKRVPSTDGGKGGRKSGLFSPSTASLPAIGSFCPTLEDKDLALRPSSTLGPDSTPSNSMSVLARCSATQDISRQWCSDPSVAEGSAVQAEKKTGGVASPSRETSLSPEWSTLRRKTEDSRADCHGLPPTPQVHMGACFSKVFNGCPLKIHCAVTWILPKTRDQYLILGAEEGVYTLNLNELHEDTLEKLLPQRCAWLYVMNNVLMSVSGKSSQLYSHSLMSLFEQRGHKQQKQSLSLSTNRLTERINPRKYAVTVKIPDTKSCRRCSVARNPYTDSTFLCGAVPSGLVLLLWYDPMQKFMQLKHIDIRLPDPLPIFELLVLVTDEFPQLCVGVRDCTAEKGKPPNNQQLKFDIVELNGTPNSSPESMPVGAGPGAVQATQLDRDTVLIALEKTVKIVTLQGLPSKELAFELVFDFPIETLICLQDSVLAFWKHGLKGRSLHTNEVTQEITDESRVFRVLGTNRDIVLQSTPTEDPSAMSNLYILTGHESSY; encoded by the exons ATGGATACTACTATTGGAGTCTCGTTTTTGGACCCGTTGAATGATTACGAGTTAATTCGTCGTATTGGGAGTGGCACGTACGGAGATGTGTTCAAG GCTCGCAACATCAAGAGTTCCGCAATGGCAGCCATCAAAATAGTTAAACTGGATCCTG GTGATGACATCACATCCATCCAGCAGGAGATCACTATGATGAAGGAATGCAAGCACAAGAACATTGTGGCCTATTTCGGCAGCTATCACAG AAACACTAAATTGTGGATATGTATGGAGTactgtggaggggggtcgttacAAGACATTTACCACG TGACTGGGCCCTTAAAGGAGAAGCAGATAGCCTACATCTGCAGAGAAACCCTCCAG GGCTTGTACCACCTGCACGAAACAAGCAAAATGCATAGAGACATAAAG GGAGCAAATATTCTTATCACAAAACGAGGAGATGTCAAACTGG CCGATTTTGGAGTTGCTGCAGAGATCAGTGCTTCTGTAGCCAAGAGGAAGTCTTTTATAGGAACTCCCTACTG GATGGCTACGAGACACTTTATAAGGTGGTCATATGTCCTTATGACAAgtcttataatgcattataaccacATCATAATTCCTAACCCCCAATATCCCATTTCACCTGACTGGTGTTTATGTACCCATGCCAGGATGGCACCGGAGGTGGCAGCAGTGGAGAAAAAGGGTGGGTACAACCATCTGTGTGACATCTGGGCGGTGGGCATCACGGCCATTGAGCTGGCAGAGCTCCAGCCACCCATGTTTGACCTCCACCCTATGAG AGCCTTGATGTTAATGTCGAAGAGCAGCTTCCAGCCACCCAGGCTCAAGGACAAGACCAAGTG gtctGCGGGGTTCCAGAGCTTTGTGAAGATGTCCCTCATTAAGAACCCCAGGAAGAGACCGTCGTCTGAGACCTTACTGCAG CATCCGTTTGTGACCCAGCTACTGACTCGTAACCTGATCATTGAGCTGCTGGACATGGCCAACAACCCGGACCTCCACTCCACACACGGCATGGATGATAACGACCTGGAG aATGTAGAAGCTGCTCCTGATAAGATCCAGTCTGCAGGGAAACACCTGCCTGTGGAGAGGACTCTGTCTGAAGAGCAGT TTGACCAAATGAAGTTTGGGCCACCGTTGAGGAAAGTCACAGAGCCTTATCCTGATATG CAAAGCTCGTATGAAGACGATTGGGACCTCTCAGAAGATGAAACTGAATCACC GAGCCTGTTAGAATGTGTGGAAGAGGCTTTGCAGCTGAG GAGCTTAACCATCAAAAGAGTGCCATCTACTGAC gGGGGTAAAGGTGGGAGGAAGAGTGGGTTATTCAGCCCTTCCACAGCCTCCCTGCCTGCCATCGGCTCCTTCTGTCCCACCCTGGAGGACAAGGACCTCGCCCTCCGCCCCAGCTCCACCCTGGGGCCCGACTCCACACCCAGCAACTCCATGTCAG TCTTGGCCAGGTGTTCTGCTACCCAGGACATCAGCAGACAGTGGTGCAGTGACCCCAGTGTTGCTGAGGGGAGCGCCGTGCAGGCGGAGAAGAAGACCGGGGGAGTGGCCTCTCCGAGCAgggaaacctctctctctccagagtggAGCACActgaggagaaagacagaggactCT AGAGCTGATTGTCATGGACTCCCTCCTACCCCTCAAGTCCAT ATGGGTGCCTGTTTCTCCAAAGTCTTCAATGGTTGTCCTCTGAAGATCCACTGTGCTGTGACCTGGATCCTCCCTAAAACCAGAG ATCAGTACCTTATTCTGGGTGCAGAGGAGGGTGTATATACTCTCAACCTCAACGAGCTCCACGAGGACACTCTGGAGAAG TTGCTCCCACAGAGATGTGCCTGGCTGTATGTCATGAACAACGTTTTGATGTCCGTATCAG GGAAGTCTTCCCAGCTGTACTCCCACAGTCTGATGTCTCTGTTTGAACAGAGAGGTCACAAGCAGCAGAAACAGAGTCTGTCCCTCAGTACCAACCGCCTCACTGAGAGGATCAACCCCAg GAAATATGCTGTAACTGTGAAGATACCAGACACTAAAAGCTGTCGAAGATGCAGTGTGG cAAGGAACCCATACACAGACAGCACGTTCCTGTGTGGGGCTGTACCGTCAGGTCTAGTTCTACTCTTGTGGTATGACCCCATGCAGAAATTTATGCAGCTCAAG cATATAGACATACGTCTACCAGATCCGCTCCCTATCTTTGAGCTACTGGTGTTAGTGACAGATGAGTTTCCACAGTTGTGTGTTGGTGTGAGAGACTGCACTGCAGAGAAAGGGAAACCGCCAAACAACCAGCAACTGAAGTTTGATATCGTAGAGTTGAACGGCACACCAAACTCTTCACCAG AGAGTATGCCTGTCGGAGCCGGACCTGGAGCCGTGCAGGCGACACAGCTGGACAGAGACACGGTTCTCATTGCACTGGAGA AGACTGTGAAGATTGTCACCCTACAAGGGCTTCCTTCCAAGGAGCTGGCTTTTGAACTGGTCTTTGACTTCCCCATTGAAACACTAA TTTGTTTACAGGACAGTGTTCTGGCTTTCTGGAAGCATGGTCTTAAAGGGAGGAGTCTTCACACAAATGAG GTCACGCAGGAGATTACAGACGAAAGCAGAGTATTCCGGGTCTTGGGGACGAACAG GGATATTGTCCTTCAGAGTACCCCCACAGAGGACCCATCAGCAATGAGCAACCTCTATATCCTGACTGGCCATGAAAGCAGCTACtaa
- the LOC129835090 gene encoding mitogen-activated protein kinase kinase kinase kinase 2-like isoform X5, with the protein MDTTIGVSFLDPLNDYELIRRIGSGTYGDVFKARNIKSSAMAAIKIVKLDPGDDITSIQQEITMMKECKHKNIVAYFGSYHRNTKLWICMEYCGGGSLQDIYHVTGPLKEKQIAYICRETLQGLYHLHETSKMHRDIKGANILITKRGDVKLADFGVAAEISASVAKRKSFIGTPYWMAPEVAAVEKKGGYNHLCDIWAVGITAIELAELQPPMFDLHPMRALMLMSKSSFQPPRLKDKTKWSAGFQSFVKMSLIKNPRKRPSSETLLQHPFVTQLLTRNLIIELLDMANNPDLHSTHGMDDNDLENVEAAPDKIQSAGKHLPVERTLSEEQFDQMKFGPPLRKVTEPYPDMQSSYEDDWDLSEDETESPSLLECVEEALQLRSLTIKRVPSTDGGKGGRKSGLFSPSTASLPAIGSFCPTLEDKDLALRPSSTLGPDSTPSNSMSVLARCSATQDISRQWCSDPSVAEGSAVQAEKKTGGVASPSRETSLSPEWSTLRRKTEDSRADCHGLPPTPQVHMGACFSKVFNGCPLKIHCAVTWILPKTRDQYLILGAEEGVYTLNLNELHEDTLEKLLPQRCAWLYVMNNVLMSVSGKSSQLYSHSLMSLFEQRGHKQQKQSLSLSTNRLTERINPRKYAVTVKIPDTKSCRRCSVARNPYTDSTFLCGAVPSGLVLLLWYDPMQKFMQLKHIDIRLPDPLPIFELLVLVTDEFPQLCVGVRDCTAEKGKPPNNQQLKFDIVELNGTPNSSPESMPVGAGPGAVQATQLDRDTVLIALEKTVKIVTLQGLPSKELAFELVFDFPIETLICLQDSVLAFWKHGLKGRSLHTNEVTQEITDESRVFRVLGTNRDIVLQSTPTEDPSAMSNLYILTGHESSY; encoded by the exons ATGGATACTACTATTGGAGTCTCGTTTTTGGACCCGTTGAATGATTACGAGTTAATTCGTCGTATTGGGAGTGGCACGTACGGAGATGTGTTCAAG GCTCGCAACATCAAGAGTTCCGCAATGGCAGCCATCAAAATAGTTAAACTGGATCCTG GTGATGACATCACATCCATCCAGCAGGAGATCACTATGATGAAGGAATGCAAGCACAAGAACATTGTGGCCTATTTCGGCAGCTATCACAG AAACACTAAATTGTGGATATGTATGGAGTactgtggaggggggtcgttacAAGACATTTACCACG TGACTGGGCCCTTAAAGGAGAAGCAGATAGCCTACATCTGCAGAGAAACCCTCCAG GGCTTGTACCACCTGCACGAAACAAGCAAAATGCATAGAGACATAAAG GGAGCAAATATTCTTATCACAAAACGAGGAGATGTCAAACTGG CCGATTTTGGAGTTGCTGCAGAGATCAGTGCTTCTGTAGCCAAGAGGAAGTCTTTTATAGGAACTCCCTACTG GATGGCACCGGAGGTGGCAGCAGTGGAGAAAAAGGGTGGGTACAACCATCTGTGTGACATCTGGGCGGTGGGCATCACGGCCATTGAGCTGGCAGAGCTCCAGCCACCCATGTTTGACCTCCACCCTATGAG AGCCTTGATGTTAATGTCGAAGAGCAGCTTCCAGCCACCCAGGCTCAAGGACAAGACCAAGTG gtctGCGGGGTTCCAGAGCTTTGTGAAGATGTCCCTCATTAAGAACCCCAGGAAGAGACCGTCGTCTGAGACCTTACTGCAG CATCCGTTTGTGACCCAGCTACTGACTCGTAACCTGATCATTGAGCTGCTGGACATGGCCAACAACCCGGACCTCCACTCCACACACGGCATGGATGATAACGACCTGGAG aATGTAGAAGCTGCTCCTGATAAGATCCAGTCTGCAGGGAAACACCTGCCTGTGGAGAGGACTCTGTCTGAAGAGCAGT TTGACCAAATGAAGTTTGGGCCACCGTTGAGGAAAGTCACAGAGCCTTATCCTGATATG CAAAGCTCGTATGAAGACGATTGGGACCTCTCAGAAGATGAAACTGAATCACC GAGCCTGTTAGAATGTGTGGAAGAGGCTTTGCAGCTGAG GAGCTTAACCATCAAAAGAGTGCCATCTACTGAC gGGGGTAAAGGTGGGAGGAAGAGTGGGTTATTCAGCCCTTCCACAGCCTCCCTGCCTGCCATCGGCTCCTTCTGTCCCACCCTGGAGGACAAGGACCTCGCCCTCCGCCCCAGCTCCACCCTGGGGCCCGACTCCACACCCAGCAACTCCATGTCAG TCTTGGCCAGGTGTTCTGCTACCCAGGACATCAGCAGACAGTGGTGCAGTGACCCCAGTGTTGCTGAGGGGAGCGCCGTGCAGGCGGAGAAGAAGACCGGGGGAGTGGCCTCTCCGAGCAgggaaacctctctctctccagagtggAGCACActgaggagaaagacagaggactCT AGAGCTGATTGTCATGGACTCCCTCCTACCCCTCAAGTCCAT ATGGGTGCCTGTTTCTCCAAAGTCTTCAATGGTTGTCCTCTGAAGATCCACTGTGCTGTGACCTGGATCCTCCCTAAAACCAGAG ATCAGTACCTTATTCTGGGTGCAGAGGAGGGTGTATATACTCTCAACCTCAACGAGCTCCACGAGGACACTCTGGAGAAG TTGCTCCCACAGAGATGTGCCTGGCTGTATGTCATGAACAACGTTTTGATGTCCGTATCAG GGAAGTCTTCCCAGCTGTACTCCCACAGTCTGATGTCTCTGTTTGAACAGAGAGGTCACAAGCAGCAGAAACAGAGTCTGTCCCTCAGTACCAACCGCCTCACTGAGAGGATCAACCCCAg GAAATATGCTGTAACTGTGAAGATACCAGACACTAAAAGCTGTCGAAGATGCAGTGTGG cAAGGAACCCATACACAGACAGCACGTTCCTGTGTGGGGCTGTACCGTCAGGTCTAGTTCTACTCTTGTGGTATGACCCCATGCAGAAATTTATGCAGCTCAAG cATATAGACATACGTCTACCAGATCCGCTCCCTATCTTTGAGCTACTGGTGTTAGTGACAGATGAGTTTCCACAGTTGTGTGTTGGTGTGAGAGACTGCACTGCAGAGAAAGGGAAACCGCCAAACAACCAGCAACTGAAGTTTGATATCGTAGAGTTGAACGGCACACCAAACTCTTCACCAG AGAGTATGCCTGTCGGAGCCGGACCTGGAGCCGTGCAGGCGACACAGCTGGACAGAGACACGGTTCTCATTGCACTGGAGA AGACTGTGAAGATTGTCACCCTACAAGGGCTTCCTTCCAAGGAGCTGGCTTTTGAACTGGTCTTTGACTTCCCCATTGAAACACTAA TTTGTTTACAGGACAGTGTTCTGGCTTTCTGGAAGCATGGTCTTAAAGGGAGGAGTCTTCACACAAATGAG GTCACGCAGGAGATTACAGACGAAAGCAGAGTATTCCGGGTCTTGGGGACGAACAG GGATATTGTCCTTCAGAGTACCCCCACAGAGGACCCATCAGCAATGAGCAACCTCTATATCCTGACTGGCCATGAAAGCAGCTACtaa
- the LOC129835090 gene encoding mitogen-activated protein kinase kinase kinase kinase 2-like isoform X3, which produces MDTTIGVSFLDPLNDYELIRRIGSGTYGDVFKARNIKSSAMAAIKIVKLDPGDDITSIQQEITMMKECKHKNIVAYFGSYHRNTKLWICMEYCGGGSLQDIYHVTGPLKEKQIAYICRETLQGLYHLHETSKMHRDIKGANILITKRGDVKLADFGVAAEISASVAKRKSFIGTPYWMATRHFIRWSYVLMTSLIMHYNHIIIPNPQYPISPDWCLCTHARMAPEVAAVEKKGGYNHLCDIWAVGITAIELAELQPPMFDLHPMRALMLMSKSSFQPPRLKDKTKWSAGFQSFVKMSLIKNPRKRPSSETLLQHPFVTQLLTRNLIIELLDMANNPDLHSTHGMDDNDLENVEAAPDKIQSAGKHLPVERTLSEEQFDQMKFGPPLRKVTEPYPDMQSSYEDDWDLSEDETESPSLLECVEEALQLRSLTIKRVPSTDGGKGGRKSGLFSPSTASLPAIGSFCPTLEDKDLALRPSSTLGPDSTPSNSMSVLARCSATQDISRQWCSDPSVAEGSAVQAEKKTGGVASPSRETSLSPEWSTLRRKTEDSMGACFSKVFNGCPLKIHCAVTWILPKTRDQYLILGAEEGVYTLNLNELHEDTLEKLLPQRCAWLYVMNNVLMSVSGKSSQLYSHSLMSLFEQRGHKQQKQSLSLSTNRLTERINPSRKYAVTVKIPDTKSCRRCSVARNPYTDSTFLCGAVPSGLVLLLWYDPMQKFMQLKHIDIRLPDPLPIFELLVLVTDEFPQLCVGVRDCTAEKGKPPNNQQLKFDIVELNGTPNSSPESMPVGAGPGAVQATQLDRDTVLIALEKTVKIVTLQGLPSKELAFELVFDFPIETLICLQDSVLAFWKHGLKGRSLHTNEVTQEITDESRVFRVLGTNRDIVLQSTPTEDPSAMSNLYILTGHESSY; this is translated from the exons ATGGATACTACTATTGGAGTCTCGTTTTTGGACCCGTTGAATGATTACGAGTTAATTCGTCGTATTGGGAGTGGCACGTACGGAGATGTGTTCAAG GCTCGCAACATCAAGAGTTCCGCAATGGCAGCCATCAAAATAGTTAAACTGGATCCTG GTGATGACATCACATCCATCCAGCAGGAGATCACTATGATGAAGGAATGCAAGCACAAGAACATTGTGGCCTATTTCGGCAGCTATCACAG AAACACTAAATTGTGGATATGTATGGAGTactgtggaggggggtcgttacAAGACATTTACCACG TGACTGGGCCCTTAAAGGAGAAGCAGATAGCCTACATCTGCAGAGAAACCCTCCAG GGCTTGTACCACCTGCACGAAACAAGCAAAATGCATAGAGACATAAAG GGAGCAAATATTCTTATCACAAAACGAGGAGATGTCAAACTGG CCGATTTTGGAGTTGCTGCAGAGATCAGTGCTTCTGTAGCCAAGAGGAAGTCTTTTATAGGAACTCCCTACTG GATGGCTACGAGACACTTTATAAGGTGGTCATATGTCCTTATGACAAgtcttataatgcattataaccacATCATAATTCCTAACCCCCAATATCCCATTTCACCTGACTGGTGTTTATGTACCCATGCCAGGATGGCACCGGAGGTGGCAGCAGTGGAGAAAAAGGGTGGGTACAACCATCTGTGTGACATCTGGGCGGTGGGCATCACGGCCATTGAGCTGGCAGAGCTCCAGCCACCCATGTTTGACCTCCACCCTATGAG AGCCTTGATGTTAATGTCGAAGAGCAGCTTCCAGCCACCCAGGCTCAAGGACAAGACCAAGTG gtctGCGGGGTTCCAGAGCTTTGTGAAGATGTCCCTCATTAAGAACCCCAGGAAGAGACCGTCGTCTGAGACCTTACTGCAG CATCCGTTTGTGACCCAGCTACTGACTCGTAACCTGATCATTGAGCTGCTGGACATGGCCAACAACCCGGACCTCCACTCCACACACGGCATGGATGATAACGACCTGGAG aATGTAGAAGCTGCTCCTGATAAGATCCAGTCTGCAGGGAAACACCTGCCTGTGGAGAGGACTCTGTCTGAAGAGCAGT TTGACCAAATGAAGTTTGGGCCACCGTTGAGGAAAGTCACAGAGCCTTATCCTGATATG CAAAGCTCGTATGAAGACGATTGGGACCTCTCAGAAGATGAAACTGAATCACC GAGCCTGTTAGAATGTGTGGAAGAGGCTTTGCAGCTGAG GAGCTTAACCATCAAAAGAGTGCCATCTACTGAC gGGGGTAAAGGTGGGAGGAAGAGTGGGTTATTCAGCCCTTCCACAGCCTCCCTGCCTGCCATCGGCTCCTTCTGTCCCACCCTGGAGGACAAGGACCTCGCCCTCCGCCCCAGCTCCACCCTGGGGCCCGACTCCACACCCAGCAACTCCATGTCAG TCTTGGCCAGGTGTTCTGCTACCCAGGACATCAGCAGACAGTGGTGCAGTGACCCCAGTGTTGCTGAGGGGAGCGCCGTGCAGGCGGAGAAGAAGACCGGGGGAGTGGCCTCTCCGAGCAgggaaacctctctctctccagagtggAGCACActgaggagaaagacagaggactCT ATGGGTGCCTGTTTCTCCAAAGTCTTCAATGGTTGTCCTCTGAAGATCCACTGTGCTGTGACCTGGATCCTCCCTAAAACCAGAG ATCAGTACCTTATTCTGGGTGCAGAGGAGGGTGTATATACTCTCAACCTCAACGAGCTCCACGAGGACACTCTGGAGAAG TTGCTCCCACAGAGATGTGCCTGGCTGTATGTCATGAACAACGTTTTGATGTCCGTATCAG GGAAGTCTTCCCAGCTGTACTCCCACAGTCTGATGTCTCTGTTTGAACAGAGAGGTCACAAGCAGCAGAAACAGAGTCTGTCCCTCAGTACCAACCGCCTCACTGAGAGGATCAACCCCAg CAGGAAATATGCTGTAACTGTGAAGATACCAGACACTAAAAGCTGTCGAAGATGCAGTGTGG cAAGGAACCCATACACAGACAGCACGTTCCTGTGTGGGGCTGTACCGTCAGGTCTAGTTCTACTCTTGTGGTATGACCCCATGCAGAAATTTATGCAGCTCAAG cATATAGACATACGTCTACCAGATCCGCTCCCTATCTTTGAGCTACTGGTGTTAGTGACAGATGAGTTTCCACAGTTGTGTGTTGGTGTGAGAGACTGCACTGCAGAGAAAGGGAAACCGCCAAACAACCAGCAACTGAAGTTTGATATCGTAGAGTTGAACGGCACACCAAACTCTTCACCAG AGAGTATGCCTGTCGGAGCCGGACCTGGAGCCGTGCAGGCGACACAGCTGGACAGAGACACGGTTCTCATTGCACTGGAGA AGACTGTGAAGATTGTCACCCTACAAGGGCTTCCTTCCAAGGAGCTGGCTTTTGAACTGGTCTTTGACTTCCCCATTGAAACACTAA TTTGTTTACAGGACAGTGTTCTGGCTTTCTGGAAGCATGGTCTTAAAGGGAGGAGTCTTCACACAAATGAG GTCACGCAGGAGATTACAGACGAAAGCAGAGTATTCCGGGTCTTGGGGACGAACAG GGATATTGTCCTTCAGAGTACCCCCACAGAGGACCCATCAGCAATGAGCAACCTCTATATCCTGACTGGCCATGAAAGCAGCTACtaa
- the LOC129835090 gene encoding mitogen-activated protein kinase kinase kinase kinase 2-like isoform X1 → MDTTIGVSFLDPLNDYELIRRIGSGTYGDVFKARNIKSSAMAAIKIVKLDPGDDITSIQQEITMMKECKHKNIVAYFGSYHRNTKLWICMEYCGGGSLQDIYHVTGPLKEKQIAYICRETLQGLYHLHETSKMHRDIKGANILITKRGDVKLADFGVAAEISASVAKRKSFIGTPYWMATRHFIRWSYVLMTSLIMHYNHIIIPNPQYPISPDWCLCTHARMAPEVAAVEKKGGYNHLCDIWAVGITAIELAELQPPMFDLHPMRALMLMSKSSFQPPRLKDKTKWSAGFQSFVKMSLIKNPRKRPSSETLLQHPFVTQLLTRNLIIELLDMANNPDLHSTHGMDDNDLENVEAAPDKIQSAGKHLPVERTLSEEQFDQMKFGPPLRKVTEPYPDMQSSYEDDWDLSEDETESPSLLECVEEALQLRSLTIKRVPSTDGGKGGRKSGLFSPSTASLPAIGSFCPTLEDKDLALRPSSTLGPDSTPSNSMSVLARCSATQDISRQWCSDPSVAEGSAVQAEKKTGGVASPSRETSLSPEWSTLRRKTEDSRADCHGLPPTPQVHMGACFSKVFNGCPLKIHCAVTWILPKTRDQYLILGAEEGVYTLNLNELHEDTLEKLLPQRCAWLYVMNNVLMSVSGKSSQLYSHSLMSLFEQRGHKQQKQSLSLSTNRLTERINPSRKYAVTVKIPDTKSCRRCSVARNPYTDSTFLCGAVPSGLVLLLWYDPMQKFMQLKHIDIRLPDPLPIFELLVLVTDEFPQLCVGVRDCTAEKGKPPNNQQLKFDIVELNGTPNSSPESMPVGAGPGAVQATQLDRDTVLIALEKTVKIVTLQGLPSKELAFELVFDFPIETLICLQDSVLAFWKHGLKGRSLHTNEVTQEITDESRVFRVLGTNRDIVLQSTPTEDPSAMSNLYILTGHESSY, encoded by the exons ATGGATACTACTATTGGAGTCTCGTTTTTGGACCCGTTGAATGATTACGAGTTAATTCGTCGTATTGGGAGTGGCACGTACGGAGATGTGTTCAAG GCTCGCAACATCAAGAGTTCCGCAATGGCAGCCATCAAAATAGTTAAACTGGATCCTG GTGATGACATCACATCCATCCAGCAGGAGATCACTATGATGAAGGAATGCAAGCACAAGAACATTGTGGCCTATTTCGGCAGCTATCACAG AAACACTAAATTGTGGATATGTATGGAGTactgtggaggggggtcgttacAAGACATTTACCACG TGACTGGGCCCTTAAAGGAGAAGCAGATAGCCTACATCTGCAGAGAAACCCTCCAG GGCTTGTACCACCTGCACGAAACAAGCAAAATGCATAGAGACATAAAG GGAGCAAATATTCTTATCACAAAACGAGGAGATGTCAAACTGG CCGATTTTGGAGTTGCTGCAGAGATCAGTGCTTCTGTAGCCAAGAGGAAGTCTTTTATAGGAACTCCCTACTG GATGGCTACGAGACACTTTATAAGGTGGTCATATGTCCTTATGACAAgtcttataatgcattataaccacATCATAATTCCTAACCCCCAATATCCCATTTCACCTGACTGGTGTTTATGTACCCATGCCAGGATGGCACCGGAGGTGGCAGCAGTGGAGAAAAAGGGTGGGTACAACCATCTGTGTGACATCTGGGCGGTGGGCATCACGGCCATTGAGCTGGCAGAGCTCCAGCCACCCATGTTTGACCTCCACCCTATGAG AGCCTTGATGTTAATGTCGAAGAGCAGCTTCCAGCCACCCAGGCTCAAGGACAAGACCAAGTG gtctGCGGGGTTCCAGAGCTTTGTGAAGATGTCCCTCATTAAGAACCCCAGGAAGAGACCGTCGTCTGAGACCTTACTGCAG CATCCGTTTGTGACCCAGCTACTGACTCGTAACCTGATCATTGAGCTGCTGGACATGGCCAACAACCCGGACCTCCACTCCACACACGGCATGGATGATAACGACCTGGAG aATGTAGAAGCTGCTCCTGATAAGATCCAGTCTGCAGGGAAACACCTGCCTGTGGAGAGGACTCTGTCTGAAGAGCAGT TTGACCAAATGAAGTTTGGGCCACCGTTGAGGAAAGTCACAGAGCCTTATCCTGATATG CAAAGCTCGTATGAAGACGATTGGGACCTCTCAGAAGATGAAACTGAATCACC GAGCCTGTTAGAATGTGTGGAAGAGGCTTTGCAGCTGAG GAGCTTAACCATCAAAAGAGTGCCATCTACTGAC gGGGGTAAAGGTGGGAGGAAGAGTGGGTTATTCAGCCCTTCCACAGCCTCCCTGCCTGCCATCGGCTCCTTCTGTCCCACCCTGGAGGACAAGGACCTCGCCCTCCGCCCCAGCTCCACCCTGGGGCCCGACTCCACACCCAGCAACTCCATGTCAG TCTTGGCCAGGTGTTCTGCTACCCAGGACATCAGCAGACAGTGGTGCAGTGACCCCAGTGTTGCTGAGGGGAGCGCCGTGCAGGCGGAGAAGAAGACCGGGGGAGTGGCCTCTCCGAGCAgggaaacctctctctctccagagtggAGCACActgaggagaaagacagaggactCT AGAGCTGATTGTCATGGACTCCCTCCTACCCCTCAAGTCCAT ATGGGTGCCTGTTTCTCCAAAGTCTTCAATGGTTGTCCTCTGAAGATCCACTGTGCTGTGACCTGGATCCTCCCTAAAACCAGAG ATCAGTACCTTATTCTGGGTGCAGAGGAGGGTGTATATACTCTCAACCTCAACGAGCTCCACGAGGACACTCTGGAGAAG TTGCTCCCACAGAGATGTGCCTGGCTGTATGTCATGAACAACGTTTTGATGTCCGTATCAG GGAAGTCTTCCCAGCTGTACTCCCACAGTCTGATGTCTCTGTTTGAACAGAGAGGTCACAAGCAGCAGAAACAGAGTCTGTCCCTCAGTACCAACCGCCTCACTGAGAGGATCAACCCCAg CAGGAAATATGCTGTAACTGTGAAGATACCAGACACTAAAAGCTGTCGAAGATGCAGTGTGG cAAGGAACCCATACACAGACAGCACGTTCCTGTGTGGGGCTGTACCGTCAGGTCTAGTTCTACTCTTGTGGTATGACCCCATGCAGAAATTTATGCAGCTCAAG cATATAGACATACGTCTACCAGATCCGCTCCCTATCTTTGAGCTACTGGTGTTAGTGACAGATGAGTTTCCACAGTTGTGTGTTGGTGTGAGAGACTGCACTGCAGAGAAAGGGAAACCGCCAAACAACCAGCAACTGAAGTTTGATATCGTAGAGTTGAACGGCACACCAAACTCTTCACCAG AGAGTATGCCTGTCGGAGCCGGACCTGGAGCCGTGCAGGCGACACAGCTGGACAGAGACACGGTTCTCATTGCACTGGAGA AGACTGTGAAGATTGTCACCCTACAAGGGCTTCCTTCCAAGGAGCTGGCTTTTGAACTGGTCTTTGACTTCCCCATTGAAACACTAA TTTGTTTACAGGACAGTGTTCTGGCTTTCTGGAAGCATGGTCTTAAAGGGAGGAGTCTTCACACAAATGAG GTCACGCAGGAGATTACAGACGAAAGCAGAGTATTCCGGGTCTTGGGGACGAACAG GGATATTGTCCTTCAGAGTACCCCCACAGAGGACCCATCAGCAATGAGCAACCTCTATATCCTGACTGGCCATGAAAGCAGCTACtaa